The Nocardioides panzhihuensis genome has a segment encoding these proteins:
- a CDS encoding RNA polymerase sigma-70 factor, with the protein MDLASAHDGLRPLMFSIAYRMLGSVAEAEDIVQEAFLRMHRSTQYSEGEIDNLDAYATTVTTRIAIDTLRSARHRREQYVGPWLPEPILVSDEDPSHRIELDETVSTAFLVLLESLTPVERAVFVLREVLGYDYEDIAPVVDKSATNCRQIFNRARKRIADGTPRFDPSRERRDQLASQFVAALSAGDVTGLERLLAEDVVFVADGGGRAPAIQRPMSGAVAVARFLLGLMRQGDRLGVRLELSHANGQPAMLTRGAGGALLGVIALDVDGGRIVRMHNVLNPDKLGHLGEVGDLFALLAGD; encoded by the coding sequence GTGGACCTCGCCAGCGCTCATGACGGGCTCCGCCCGCTGATGTTCTCGATCGCCTACCGGATGCTCGGCAGCGTCGCCGAGGCGGAGGACATCGTGCAGGAGGCGTTCCTGCGGATGCACCGCAGCACTCAGTACTCCGAGGGCGAGATCGACAACCTCGACGCGTACGCCACGACGGTCACCACCCGGATCGCCATCGACACCCTGCGCTCGGCCCGCCACCGCCGCGAGCAGTACGTCGGGCCGTGGCTGCCCGAGCCGATCCTGGTCTCCGACGAGGATCCGAGCCACCGGATCGAGCTTGACGAGACCGTCAGCACCGCGTTCCTGGTCCTGCTGGAGTCGCTCACGCCGGTCGAGCGCGCGGTGTTCGTGCTGCGCGAGGTGCTGGGCTACGACTACGAGGACATCGCCCCGGTCGTCGACAAGAGCGCCACCAACTGCCGCCAGATCTTCAACCGCGCCCGCAAGCGGATCGCCGACGGGACACCGCGGTTCGACCCTTCACGCGAGCGCCGCGACCAGCTCGCCTCTCAGTTCGTCGCCGCGCTGTCCGCGGGCGACGTCACCGGCCTGGAGCGACTGCTCGCCGAGGACGTCGTGTTCGTCGCCGACGGCGGCGGTCGTGCTCCCGCGATCCAGAGGCCGATGTCCGGCGCCGTCGCCGTCGCCCGCTTCCTGCTCGGGCTCATGCGTCAGGGCGATCGCCTGGGCGTACGTCTCGAGCTCTCGCACGCCAACGGGCAGCCGGCGATGCTCACGCGAGGAGCCGGCGGCGCCCTGCTGGGGGTCATCGCGCTCGATGTCGACGGCGGCCGGATCGTACGGATGCACAACGTGCTCAACCCCGACAAGCTCGGCCACCTGGGTGAGGTCGGCGACCTGTTCGCACTCCTGGCCGGGGACTAG
- the tuf gene encoding elongation factor Tu, translating into MAKSQFVRTKPHLNIGTMGHVDHGKTTLTAAITKVLAERDPSVNRFIAFDGIDRAPEELQRGITINISHVEYETATRHYAHVDMPGHADYVKNMITGAAQVDAAILVVSAQDGAMPQTREHVLLARRVGVPYLVVALNKADMVDDPELLDLVELEVRDLLSEYGFPGDDVPVVRVSGLKALEGDPEWTVAIGDLLDAVDAYVPVPDRALGEPFLMPIENVVTITGRGTVVTGAVERGTLKVGDAVEIVGLGPTITSTAIGMETFGKSLESADAGDNAAVLLRGIKRDEVRRGQVVALPGSVRPHRRFRANLHALSTAEGGRHTPFAADYRPQFFFRTTDVPGGIDLGEIALVMPGDTIELGVELEKPIAMDVGLGFAVREGGHTVAAGTVTELLD; encoded by the coding sequence ATGGCCAAGAGCCAGTTCGTGCGGACCAAGCCGCACCTCAACATCGGGACGATGGGTCACGTCGACCACGGCAAGACGACGCTGACCGCCGCGATCACCAAGGTGCTCGCGGAGCGCGACCCGAGCGTGAACCGCTTCATCGCCTTCGACGGCATCGACCGTGCCCCGGAGGAGCTGCAGCGCGGGATCACGATCAACATCTCGCACGTCGAGTACGAGACCGCGACCCGCCACTACGCGCACGTCGACATGCCCGGGCACGCCGACTACGTGAAGAACATGATCACCGGCGCCGCCCAGGTGGACGCCGCGATCCTGGTCGTCTCCGCGCAGGACGGCGCCATGCCGCAGACGCGCGAGCACGTGCTGCTCGCGCGCCGGGTGGGGGTGCCGTACCTGGTCGTGGCCCTCAACAAGGCCGACATGGTCGACGACCCGGAGCTGCTCGACCTGGTCGAGCTGGAGGTCCGTGACCTCCTCTCCGAGTACGGGTTCCCGGGCGACGACGTACCTGTCGTGCGGGTCTCCGGGCTGAAGGCGCTGGAGGGCGACCCGGAGTGGACCGTCGCGATCGGCGACCTGCTGGACGCGGTCGACGCCTACGTGCCGGTGCCGGACCGCGCTCTCGGTGAGCCGTTCCTGATGCCGATCGAGAACGTCGTCACGATCACCGGCCGCGGCACCGTGGTCACCGGTGCTGTCGAGCGCGGGACGCTGAAGGTCGGCGACGCGGTCGAGATCGTGGGTCTCGGCCCGACGATCACCAGCACGGCGATCGGCATGGAGACGTTCGGCAAGTCGCTGGAGTCCGCTGACGCGGGCGACAACGCGGCCGTGCTGCTGCGTGGCATCAAGCGCGACGAGGTCCGCCGTGGCCAGGTCGTGGCTCTGCCGGGCAGCGTCCGTCCGCACCGGAGGTTCCGCGCGAACCTGCACGCGCTGTCCACCGCCGAGGGTGGTCGACACACTCCGTTCGCCGCCGACTACCGGCCGCAGTTCTTCTTCCGGACCACGGACGTGCCCGGCGGGATCGACCTGGGTGAGATCGCCCTGGTGATGCCCGGCGACACGATCGAGCTCGGGGTGGAGCTGGAGAAGCCGATCGCGATGGACGTCGGTCTCGGCTTCGCGGTCCGCGAGGGTGGTCACACCGTCGCCGCCGGCACCGTGACCGAGCTGCTCGACTAG
- a CDS encoding beta-class carbonic anhydrase, whose product MSDFDDLLAANQTYAETFDDGGFDGVAHAGVAIVTCMDSRIEPLAMLGLGLGDAKIFRNPGGRVTPQAMEALVLGVHLLNVKRILIVPHTRCAVASNTEAALRAKIAESAGQDASWLDLTVVVDDQARALAEDVAKVRSHPFVPEDVKVGGFIYDVDTGLLNQKV is encoded by the coding sequence ATGTCTGACTTCGATGATCTGCTCGCCGCGAACCAGACCTACGCGGAGACTTTCGACGACGGTGGCTTCGACGGTGTCGCCCATGCCGGCGTCGCGATCGTGACCTGCATGGACTCTCGTATCGAGCCGCTCGCCATGCTGGGCCTGGGCCTGGGAGACGCCAAGATCTTCCGCAACCCCGGTGGCCGGGTCACCCCGCAGGCGATGGAGGCCCTGGTGCTCGGTGTGCACCTCCTCAACGTCAAGCGCATCCTGATCGTGCCCCACACCCGCTGCGCGGTCGCCTCCAACACCGAGGCCGCGCTGCGTGCCAAGATCGCCGAGTCCGCGGGCCAGGACGCGTCCTGGCTCGACCTGACCGTCGTCGTCGACGACCAGGCCCGCGCGCTCGCCGAGGACGTCGCCAAGGTCCGCTCGCACCCGTTCGTCCCCGAGGACGTCAAGGTCGGCGGGTTCATCTACGACGTCGACACCGGGCTGCTCAACCAGAAGGTCTGA
- a CDS encoding PaaI family thioesterase, giving the protein MMALQDEWWPTMTCFGCGPANAEGLRLKSYPQLDGSVTATFQPWPQHDNGGGFLNGGVIATLLDCHSAAAVHQEAFLNGWLPAEGESLAYVTAGLDVRYRRPAPLREPVTLVASTKDAGEDQITALVRLEWEGKVRAEGEALWKRWRPRS; this is encoded by the coding sequence ATGATGGCGTTGCAGGACGAGTGGTGGCCGACGATGACCTGCTTCGGGTGCGGGCCGGCCAACGCCGAGGGGCTCCGGCTGAAGAGCTATCCGCAGCTGGACGGGAGCGTGACGGCGACCTTCCAGCCGTGGCCGCAGCACGACAACGGCGGTGGATTCCTCAACGGAGGGGTCATCGCGACGTTGCTCGACTGCCACAGCGCCGCCGCGGTGCACCAGGAGGCCTTCCTCAACGGCTGGCTGCCCGCCGAGGGGGAGTCGCTGGCGTATGTCACGGCCGGGCTCGACGTACGCTACCGGCGGCCGGCACCGCTCCGGGAGCCGGTCACGCTGGTCGCCTCCACCAAGGACGCCGGCGAGGACCAGATCACCGCGCTGGTCAGGCTTGAGTGGGAAGGGAAGGTCCGCGCCGAGGGCGAGGCGCTGTGGAAGCGGTGGCGCCCCCGCAGCTGA
- a CDS encoding FtsX-like permease family protein has protein sequence MLRLTLRNLAAHKVRLLMSTLAIVLGVAFLAGVLTFSHGLDRTFSGIISGSTPDAQVRPANSASAAESAARAGGGSEAMLKPEAIERLRTLPEIARADGVVQGTGLYVLDTEDKLVSSSGAPTLAFNHTGSRNLLGEPMLELEEGSWPKTEKELVLDGATAEKAGYRVGDAVTLIAPQGETRRKVTLAGTAAFNGGGTAGAQLLVFSTAGAQNLFTEGKDVYAAVSLTAAPGVSQKELVEAASTVVPDGFEAVTGDKVVAESEDAIGDFLDVISVFLIVFAVIAVIVGAFIIVNTFSILIAQRSRQLALLRALGASRRQVTASVLFEALVMSLIAATIGVLAGWGLAHGLAAAFRQAGLEIASDVLVLTPRTIWISYAVGVLVTLSAALLPSRRAAKVPPVAAMREDTQPPARSTVLRTSAGLVLLAAGLGLAAMPRIGIPEISLPGGFEVSTSPALWVGVGAGVSILSVAWISAFLGRPVLAALRTLSGLAFGMTGKLAGQNAMRDPRRTGATASALMIGLALVSLIGVLAASMNASVSDVVEEEFKPDLIVQSPTYTPFPASIGDEMEKVEGVATVSRAQVAQAVLGKVDLQNPKKNEPAFLFGVDEHMSRIYDLDALEGSDDVKPGQVLVTEETAKEHKWQLGDRIDLTFRSGRQLQPQISGIIAETQVTGDITVRIEDLVEAKVPREDASLSILLARGADPAVVHERLDKLVADRPVVAVQDKEEFAQSIKGQVNQLLYMIYGLLALAIVIAVIGIVNTLGLSVIERTREIGLLRAIGLSRGQLRRMITLESVTIAVLGAVLGLALGVLFGVLLRDALRDDLTSLWVPLDQLAVFLAVAVAVGVLAALVPAIRAGRQDVLKAIATE, from the coding sequence GTGCTCCGGCTGACACTGCGCAACCTCGCCGCGCACAAGGTGCGCCTGCTCATGTCGACCCTCGCGATCGTGCTGGGCGTGGCGTTCCTGGCCGGCGTACTCACCTTCTCCCACGGGCTGGACCGCACCTTCTCCGGGATCATCAGCGGCTCCACGCCCGACGCTCAGGTACGCCCGGCCAACAGCGCCAGTGCCGCAGAGTCGGCCGCTCGTGCTGGCGGCGGCAGCGAGGCGATGCTGAAACCGGAGGCCATCGAGAGGCTCCGTACGCTGCCTGAAATCGCCCGCGCCGACGGCGTCGTCCAGGGCACCGGGCTCTATGTGCTCGACACCGAGGACAAGCTGGTCAGCAGCTCCGGTGCGCCGACGCTGGCCTTCAACCACACCGGCTCCCGCAACCTGCTCGGCGAGCCGATGCTCGAGCTCGAGGAAGGAAGCTGGCCGAAGACCGAGAAGGAGCTCGTCCTCGACGGAGCGACCGCGGAGAAGGCCGGCTACCGGGTGGGTGACGCGGTCACCCTCATCGCGCCCCAGGGCGAGACCCGTCGCAAGGTCACCCTTGCCGGCACCGCTGCCTTCAACGGCGGCGGCACCGCCGGCGCCCAGCTGCTCGTCTTCAGCACCGCGGGCGCGCAGAACCTGTTCACCGAGGGAAAGGACGTCTACGCCGCCGTCTCCCTGACCGCCGCCCCCGGCGTCAGCCAGAAGGAGCTCGTCGAGGCCGCGAGCACGGTCGTCCCGGACGGCTTCGAGGCCGTCACCGGCGACAAGGTGGTCGCGGAGTCCGAGGACGCCATCGGCGACTTCCTCGACGTGATCTCGGTCTTCCTGATCGTCTTCGCCGTGATCGCGGTCATCGTCGGTGCCTTCATCATCGTCAACACGTTCTCGATCCTGATCGCCCAGCGCTCGCGTCAGCTGGCGCTGCTGCGCGCCCTGGGTGCCTCGCGGCGCCAGGTCACCGCCTCGGTGCTCTTCGAGGCGCTGGTGATGTCGCTGATCGCAGCCACCATCGGCGTCCTCGCCGGCTGGGGGCTCGCCCACGGCCTGGCCGCCGCCTTCCGCCAGGCCGGGCTGGAGATCGCCTCCGACGTCCTCGTCCTCACCCCGCGCACCATCTGGATCTCCTACGCCGTGGGCGTCCTCGTCACGCTCTCCGCCGCCCTGCTCCCCTCCCGCCGGGCGGCGAAGGTCCCGCCGGTGGCGGCCATGCGCGAGGACACCCAGCCGCCGGCCAGATCCACCGTCCTGCGTACGTCGGCGGGGCTCGTCCTGCTGGCCGCCGGCCTCGGGCTCGCGGCGATGCCACGGATCGGGATCCCCGAGATCAGCCTGCCCGGCGGGTTCGAGGTGTCGACGAGCCCGGCACTGTGGGTCGGCGTCGGAGCCGGTGTCTCGATCCTCTCGGTCGCCTGGATCAGCGCGTTCTTGGGCCGTCCGGTGTTGGCTGCGCTTCGTACGCTGTCCGGTCTGGCCTTCGGGATGACCGGCAAGCTGGCCGGCCAGAACGCGATGCGCGACCCACGGCGCACCGGCGCCACCGCCTCCGCGCTGATGATCGGGCTCGCGCTGGTCTCCCTGATCGGGGTGCTCGCCGCCTCGATGAACGCCTCCGTCAGCGACGTCGTCGAGGAGGAGTTCAAGCCCGACCTGATCGTGCAGAGCCCGACCTACACCCCGTTCCCGGCCTCGATCGGCGACGAGATGGAGAAGGTGGAGGGCGTCGCCACCGTCTCCCGCGCCCAGGTGGCCCAGGCCGTCCTCGGCAAGGTGGATCTGCAGAACCCCAAGAAGAACGAGCCCGCGTTCCTCTTCGGCGTCGACGAGCACATGTCACGGATCTACGATCTGGACGCCCTCGAGGGCAGTGACGACGTCAAGCCCGGTCAGGTGCTGGTCACCGAGGAGACCGCGAAGGAGCACAAGTGGCAGCTCGGCGACCGTATCGACCTCACCTTCCGCAGCGGCCGCCAGCTGCAGCCGCAGATCAGCGGGATCATCGCCGAGACCCAGGTCACCGGAGACATCACCGTGCGCATCGAGGACCTCGTCGAGGCGAAGGTGCCGCGTGAGGACGCCTCGCTCAGCATCCTGCTCGCGCGCGGCGCCGACCCGGCCGTGGTCCACGAGCGTCTCGACAAGCTCGTCGCGGACCGTCCGGTGGTCGCGGTGCAGGACAAGGAGGAATTCGCCCAGTCGATCAAGGGGCAGGTCAACCAGCTGCTCTACATGATCTACGGCCTGCTCGCGCTGGCGATCGTGATCGCCGTGATCGGCATCGTCAACACCCTGGGCCTCAGCGTCATCGAGCGCACCCGGGAGATCGGGCTGCTGCGCGCCATCGGCCTCTCCCGCGGCCAGCTGCGCCGGATGATCACCCTGGAGTCGGTGACGATCGCGGTGCTCGGCGCGGTCCTCGGGCTCGCCCTCGGGGTGCTCTTCGGGGTGCTGCTGCGCGACGCTCTGCGTGACGACCTCACCAGCCTGTGGGTGCCGCTCGACCAGCTGGCCGTGTTCCTGGCGGTCGCCGTGGCCGTCGGCGTACTGGCCGCTCTCGTCCCGGCGATCCGGGCCGGGAGGCAAGACGTCCTCAAGGCCATCGCAACGGAGTAG
- a CDS encoding FdhF/YdeP family oxidoreductase, whose amino-acid sequence MSTERPTDLPEPTLRVSPQESAAVGISGVVHSMEYALREMGPKRSLQTLLKVNQVGGFDCPSCAWPDPDHRKAAEFCENGAKAVAWEATRKRVDRSFFAANSVASLTERDDHWLEAQGRLTEPMYIAPGGTHYSPITWSDAISLIADRMHATAPDRSVFYTSGRASNEAAFAYQLLARQLGTNNLPDCSNMCHESSGTALGEVIGIGKGTVTYDDLAEHSDLIFIVGQNPGTNHPRMLTALESAKENGAKVVSVNPLREAGLGRFRNPQNVRGVTGVGTKLADVHVPVQVNGDLALFAGINKLLVERDAVAHTFLEEHTDGFEVAAQAWAAMEWDEITRLSGISREEIESLTDLIESRERIIVCWAMGLTQHKNSVATIREIASFLLLRGNIGKPGAGACPVRGHSNVQGDRTMGIWEKPPAWFLDAVRDEFGITPPREEGFDVVAAIEAMRDGAVDVFVALGGNFAAATPDTAVTTAALANVGLTVQISTKLNRSHLHHGREALILPCLGRTERDETGGREQYVTVEDSMGMVHASYGRLLPGSKELRSEVGIICAIGEAALGSSEGVDWAAMGSDYSRIRRHISAVIPGFEDFETRLKAPGGFALPNGPRDSRTFDTATGRARVTANPLTALTAPPGHLLLQTLRSHDQFNTTVYGYDDRYRGIKGGRHVVFVNAEDLLELGIADGDTVDIVSVWTDGERRAEGFRVVAYATPRGSAAAYFPETNVLIPLDSYADGSRTPTSKSVVVRLDPRRVGSS is encoded by the coding sequence GTGAGCACCGAACGCCCCACCGACCTGCCCGAGCCCACCCTCCGCGTCAGCCCGCAGGAATCAGCCGCGGTCGGGATCTCGGGAGTGGTTCACTCGATGGAGTACGCCCTGCGCGAGATGGGCCCCAAGCGAAGCCTGCAGACGCTGCTGAAGGTCAACCAGGTCGGCGGCTTCGACTGTCCCTCGTGCGCCTGGCCGGACCCCGACCACCGCAAGGCGGCCGAGTTCTGCGAGAACGGCGCCAAGGCGGTGGCCTGGGAGGCCACCCGCAAGCGGGTCGACCGTTCCTTCTTCGCCGCCAACTCGGTCGCCTCGCTCACCGAGCGAGACGACCACTGGCTGGAGGCCCAGGGCCGGCTGACCGAGCCGATGTACATCGCCCCGGGCGGCACCCACTACTCCCCCATCACCTGGTCTGACGCGATCTCGCTGATCGCCGACCGGATGCACGCGACCGCCCCGGACCGCTCGGTCTTCTACACCTCCGGGCGGGCCTCCAACGAGGCCGCGTTCGCCTATCAGCTGCTCGCCCGCCAGCTCGGCACCAACAACCTGCCCGACTGCTCCAACATGTGCCACGAGTCCAGCGGCACCGCGCTCGGCGAGGTCATCGGCATCGGCAAGGGCACGGTCACCTACGACGACCTCGCAGAGCATTCCGACCTGATCTTCATCGTCGGCCAGAACCCCGGCACCAACCACCCGCGGATGCTGACCGCGCTCGAGTCCGCCAAGGAGAACGGCGCCAAGGTCGTCTCGGTCAATCCGCTTCGCGAGGCCGGTCTGGGGCGGTTCCGCAACCCACAGAACGTACGCGGCGTCACCGGTGTCGGCACCAAGCTCGCCGACGTCCACGTGCCCGTGCAGGTCAACGGCGATCTGGCGCTGTTCGCCGGGATCAACAAGCTGCTCGTCGAACGGGATGCCGTCGCCCACACGTTCCTGGAGGAGCACACCGACGGCTTCGAGGTCGCCGCGCAGGCGTGGGCGGCGATGGAGTGGGACGAGATCACCCGGCTCAGCGGCATCTCCCGCGAGGAGATCGAGTCGCTGACCGACCTGATCGAGAGCCGCGAGCGCATCATCGTCTGCTGGGCGATGGGCCTGACCCAGCACAAGAACTCGGTCGCCACGATCCGCGAGATCGCCTCGTTCCTGCTGCTGCGCGGCAACATCGGCAAGCCGGGTGCGGGCGCCTGCCCCGTCCGGGGGCACTCGAACGTGCAGGGCGACCGCACGATGGGGATCTGGGAGAAGCCGCCGGCGTGGTTCCTCGACGCCGTCCGCGACGAGTTCGGCATCACGCCGCCGCGGGAGGAGGGTTTCGACGTGGTCGCCGCGATCGAGGCGATGCGCGACGGCGCCGTCGACGTCTTCGTCGCCCTCGGCGGCAACTTCGCCGCGGCGACCCCCGACACCGCCGTCACCACCGCCGCGCTGGCCAACGTCGGGCTCACCGTGCAGATCTCGACCAAGCTCAACCGTAGCCATCTCCACCACGGCCGCGAGGCTCTGATCCTGCCCTGCCTGGGACGCACCGAGCGCGACGAGACCGGCGGCCGTGAGCAGTACGTCACCGTCGAGGACTCGATGGGCATGGTCCACGCCTCCTACGGCCGGCTGCTGCCCGGCTCGAAGGAGCTGCGCAGCGAGGTCGGCATCATCTGCGCCATCGGCGAGGCCGCGCTCGGCTCGTCCGAGGGCGTCGACTGGGCCGCGATGGGCAGCGACTACTCCAGGATCCGTCGGCACATCTCCGCGGTGATCCCCGGTTTCGAGGACTTCGAGACCCGGCTGAAGGCGCCCGGCGGCTTCGCCCTGCCCAACGGTCCGCGCGACTCCCGCACCTTCGACACCGCGACCGGGCGGGCCCGTGTCACCGCCAACCCGCTGACCGCGCTCACGGCTCCCCCCGGACACCTGCTGCTGCAGACGCTGCGCTCCCACGACCAGTTCAACACCACCGTCTACGGCTACGACGACCGCTACCGCGGCATCAAGGGCGGGCGCCACGTCGTCTTCGTGAACGCCGAGGATCTCCTCGAGCTCGGCATCGCCGACGGCGACACCGTCGACATCGTCTCGGTCTGGACCGACGGGGAGCGCCGCGCCGAGGGGTTCCGTGTCGTCGCCTACGCCACCCCTCGAGGCTCGGCCGCGGCGTACTTCCCGGAGACGAACGTCCTCATCCCGCTCGACTCCTACGCCGACGGCAGCCGCACCCCGACCTCGAAGTCGGTCGTGGTTCGCCTCGACCCTCGTCGAGTCGGCTCATCCTGA
- a CDS encoding NAD-dependent epimerase/dehydratase family protein — MRIFIAGGTGVVGLRMVPLLVAAGHEVYGSTRHDAGRDTLADMGATGILMDPLDAQSVRAAVAEAEPEVVVHQLTALSGIGGNLKRWDQDFAMTNRLRTEGTDHLLAAARAAGVRRFVAQSFGGGWTHERTGGWVKDETSPFIGDPGKEARGSLAAIRHLEDAVVISTSSIRRSTGPAPGGSDLEGLVLRYGNFYGPGNAASRDGAIGEMLRKGKMPVVGGGTGVWSFVHIDDVGAATVAAVEGGAPGIYNIVDDEPAPVNQWMPFLAEQVGGRKPMRLPAWLARPLIGEFGVALMTSVRGSSNAKAKRELGWKPSYASWREGFKTGIG, encoded by the coding sequence ATGCGTATCTTCATCGCAGGTGGAACCGGCGTGGTCGGCCTCCGGATGGTGCCGCTGCTGGTGGCCGCCGGACACGAGGTCTACGGCTCGACCCGCCACGACGCCGGCCGCGACACGTTGGCGGACATGGGTGCGACCGGGATCCTGATGGATCCGCTGGACGCTCAGAGCGTCCGTGCCGCCGTCGCCGAGGCCGAGCCCGAGGTCGTCGTGCACCAGCTCACCGCCCTGAGCGGCATCGGCGGGAACCTGAAGAGGTGGGACCAGGACTTCGCGATGACCAACCGGCTGCGGACCGAGGGCACCGACCACCTGCTGGCGGCTGCCCGGGCAGCCGGGGTGCGGCGCTTCGTCGCGCAGAGCTTCGGTGGCGGATGGACCCATGAGCGCACCGGCGGCTGGGTCAAGGACGAGACCTCTCCGTTCATCGGCGACCCCGGCAAGGAGGCGCGCGGCAGCCTCGCGGCGATCCGTCACCTGGAGGACGCCGTGGTCATCTCGACAAGCTCGATACGCCGCTCGACAGGCCCGGCGCCCGGCGGATCCGACCTCGAGGGGCTGGTGCTTCGCTACGGCAACTTCTACGGTCCCGGCAACGCGGCGTCCCGCGACGGCGCCATCGGGGAGATGCTGCGCAAGGGCAAGATGCCGGTGGTCGGCGGTGGCACCGGAGTGTGGTCGTTCGTCCACATCGACGACGTCGGTGCGGCGACCGTCGCGGCGGTCGAGGGAGGGGCGCCGGGCATCTACAACATCGTCGACGACGAGCCCGCTCCGGTGAACCAGTGGATGCCGTTCCTGGCCGAGCAGGTCGGTGGCCGGAAGCCGATGCGGCTCCCGGCCTGGCTCGCGCGGCCGCTGATCGGCGAGTTCGGGGTCGCGCTGATGACCTCGGTGCGCGGCTCCTCCAACGCCAAGGCCAAGCGCGAGCTCGGCTGGAAGCCGTCGTACGCCAGCTGGCGGGAGGGCTTCAAGACCGGGATCGGCTGA
- a CDS encoding ATP-binding cassette domain-containing protein yields the protein MSLTDQPPHGPAPREIAAQAIDLHKTYGKDAAEVRALDGVSLDLYAGEFTAIMGPSGSGKSTLMHCLAALDKPTTGEVVVGGRKLGRLRDRRLTELRRDKIGFVFQAFNLVPTLTAQENILLPLSLARKKPDPGWFDQVIDTVGLRPRLDHKPSELSGGQQQRVACARALVSKPDIVFADEPTGNLDSTSAAQVLGFLRHSVDDLGQTIVMVSHDPVAASYCDRVIFLADGRVVDELAKPSREQILAHMADLQSRAMGLAPIGEGA from the coding sequence GTGAGCCTCACCGACCAGCCACCGCACGGCCCCGCACCGCGTGAGATCGCCGCGCAGGCGATCGACCTGCACAAGACCTACGGCAAGGATGCTGCGGAGGTGCGTGCGCTCGACGGCGTGAGCCTGGACCTCTACGCCGGCGAGTTCACCGCCATCATGGGGCCCTCAGGCTCGGGGAAGTCGACGCTGATGCACTGCCTGGCCGCGCTCGACAAGCCCACGACCGGCGAGGTGGTGGTCGGCGGTCGCAAGCTCGGCCGGCTGCGCGACCGCCGCCTCACCGAGCTGCGACGCGACAAGATCGGGTTCGTCTTCCAGGCGTTCAACCTGGTGCCGACGTTGACCGCGCAGGAGAACATCCTGCTGCCGCTCTCCCTGGCCCGGAAGAAGCCGGACCCGGGGTGGTTCGACCAGGTCATCGACACGGTCGGCCTGCGTCCGCGGCTCGACCACAAGCCGAGCGAGCTCTCCGGTGGGCAGCAGCAGCGGGTCGCCTGCGCCCGGGCGCTGGTCTCCAAGCCCGACATCGTCTTCGCCGACGAGCCCACCGGCAACCTCGACTCCACCTCGGCCGCCCAGGTGCTCGGCTTCCTGCGCCACAGCGTCGACGACCTCGGCCAGACCATCGTCATGGTCTCGCACGATCCGGTCGCGGCCTCCTACTGCGACCGGGTGATCTTCCTGGCCGACGGCCGCGTCGTCGACGAGCTGGCCAAGCCGAGCCGTGAGCAGATCCTGGCCCACATGGCCGACCTGCAGTCGCGGGCGATGGGACTGGCCCCGATCGGCGAGGGCGCCTGA